Proteins encoded by one window of Blautia faecicola:
- a CDS encoding NAD-dependent epimerase/dehydratase family protein: MERVIVTGATSMIGEALIEECLKHGISVCAVIRKDTARKDRLPEDPHLELVECSLEELETLPEKVNGTFDTFYHIAWGYTGAARNKSVRLQSKNIDYTLEAVEAAAKLGCRRFIGAGSQAEYGPLDLEKIGPDAPEHPTTAYGTSKLAAGKLSKLLCKELGMEWIWPRIFSVYGIYDKESTMVMTALRQFLAGEETAFTPGEQEWDYLYSRDAGNAFYLIGEKGKDGSIYCVGSGKAKPLREYIYQIRDTAAPDATPGIGKKAYGTQPVMHLCADISSLKNDTGFEPAYEFSSGIREMIRWMKERDK, encoded by the coding sequence ATGGAAAGAGTGATCGTGACAGGAGCGACCAGTATGATCGGGGAAGCGCTCATTGAGGAGTGCCTGAAACACGGAATCTCTGTGTGCGCGGTGATCCGGAAGGATACGGCAAGGAAAGACCGTCTGCCGGAAGATCCGCATCTGGAACTGGTGGAATGTAGTCTGGAAGAACTGGAAACGCTGCCGGAAAAAGTAAACGGAACCTTTGATACGTTCTACCATATCGCCTGGGGTTATACCGGTGCGGCGAGAAATAAAAGTGTCCGGCTGCAGAGCAAAAATATCGACTATACGCTGGAGGCGGTGGAGGCAGCTGCAAAGCTTGGATGCAGACGGTTTATCGGAGCGGGTTCTCAGGCGGAATACGGACCGCTGGATCTGGAAAAAATCGGTCCGGATGCGCCGGAACATCCGACAACCGCTTACGGAACAAGCAAACTGGCAGCGGGAAAACTCTCAAAACTCCTGTGTAAGGAGCTTGGAATGGAATGGATCTGGCCGCGGATCTTCAGCGTATATGGAATCTATGATAAAGAGAGCACAATGGTGATGACTGCGCTGCGGCAGTTCCTTGCAGGAGAAGAGACCGCATTTACCCCGGGAGAACAGGAGTGGGACTATCTGTACAGCAGGGACGCAGGAAATGCATTTTATCTGATCGGGGAAAAAGGAAAAGATGGTTCGATCTACTGTGTGGGAAGCGGAAAAGCAAAACCGCTTCGCGAATACATTTACCAGATCCGGGATACGGCGGCTCCGGACGCTACACCGGGGATCGGTAAAAAAGCATACGGTACACAGCCGGTCATGCATCTGTGTGCGGACATATCGAGTCTGAAAAACGATACCGGTTTTGAGCCGGCGTATGAATTTTCCAGCGGGATCCGGGAGATGATCCGCTGGATGAAGGAGAGAGACAAATGA
- a CDS encoding SpoIID/LytB domain-containing protein, translated as MKEKLRMILAVAGIFLLLPLLLTVFLSGREALRIKKQWNMESVLPMLMCREIPWEYEEEMKKVQAVLTRSSLYLRIEEEGMDGEAWEKLWKEAKAAQRQKGYQQAYRSMEAAVKETEGEMLFYQSKVCEGVFHRISSGATRDGLEVFGKMEKGYLLSVDSNWDMYGDGYLSGHYFSEEALREQLEKAYPGLVFTEEPLEKQINMHKRDKVGYILSLTVGNKTISGEEFRQLLELPSSNFTMQAADRKIRFLCKGQGHGLGLSQYGGNVLAKEGKSYQEILRYYFPECEVKTKKS; from the coding sequence ATGAAAGAAAAACTTCGTATGATCCTGGCAGTGGCGGGGATTTTTCTGTTGCTTCCCCTGCTTCTGACGGTTTTCCTGTCGGGCAGAGAGGCGTTGCGCATAAAAAAACAATGGAATATGGAATCGGTTCTCCCCATGCTGATGTGCAGGGAAATTCCCTGGGAGTATGAGGAGGAGATGAAAAAAGTACAGGCTGTTCTTACAAGGAGCAGCCTGTATTTGCGTATAGAAGAGGAGGGAATGGACGGGGAAGCGTGGGAAAAACTGTGGAAGGAAGCGAAAGCAGCGCAGCGTCAGAAGGGGTATCAGCAGGCATATCGGAGTATGGAGGCAGCAGTCAAAGAGACCGAGGGGGAGATGCTTTTTTATCAGTCGAAGGTCTGCGAGGGTGTGTTCCACCGGATCAGCAGCGGCGCGACCCGTGACGGACTGGAAGTGTTTGGAAAGATGGAGAAAGGGTATCTTCTCAGTGTGGACAGCAACTGGGATATGTATGGGGACGGTTATCTGAGCGGCCATTATTTTTCGGAAGAAGCGTTGCGGGAACAGCTGGAAAAAGCGTATCCCGGGCTGGTATTTACGGAGGAACCACTGGAAAAACAGATAAATATGCATAAACGGGACAAAGTGGGATACATTTTATCCTTGACAGTGGGAAATAAGACGATCTCGGGGGAAGAATTTCGCCAGCTTCTGGAACTGCCGTCGAGTAATTTTACGATGCAGGCAGCAGATAGGAAAATCCGCTTTTTATGCAAGGGACAGGGGCACGGGCTGGGACTTTCGCAGTATGGGGGAAATGTGCTGGCAAAAGAAGGGAAATCGTATCAGGAGATCCTACGGTATTATTTTCCGGAGTGTGAGGTGAAAACGAAAAAATCCTGA
- a CDS encoding glycosyltransferase 87 family protein yields the protein MKARLAKRKPGFWERTKESWKSMKLWDAEELNKLDWVISAVILMFLFFTCAYGDLMLTGNRSFLMYEHFTDFYKASYEQSHGYYANYLPSTFLAYAIWNLPLYLTGHAPQAMLTNSFINNMWYKLLPVLLYYATSHLIYQIGVEVGFGEKKAKLCKFAFLVFPIGVFSQFIFSQYDIFTVFFMVLGLYFYVRGGLWKFALSFGVAATFKYHALLFFLVLLVLREKKIRNLIKYAVAMALPLMIEVLPNIGNIYFKRNVLGFGVLKFVQKPFTIGFFDGINLVAVVAAFMLVWAYQKKAKDNRELFSWGIFLCVGMSFAIFGFSSWNPQWLLMLVPFLVLNIFMNENGNLLVMVTNVLIVALYIFCSQNLVDEQVMNYGILKYILPGQQFAVRMWDLYMFHDEKMLCSAMWVVLLVYVVFGHPKYHIRKGTEIAKGLVWQIRTAFLVSVFAFVIPASICALGMFQGKIVLLDNSRQDLEPDNIIQVDESSSVSQELTMEGSVLSNLKIRVYTGEKSVSDTLTVELIDKETGTVVYQGEKETDSFTTNSALYSFIGEKVPVEKGKTYELRISSEAEAGSGIGLYCVTADSEAQLLEQTEAREELPASRLQMRVTGEQ from the coding sequence ATGAAAGCAAGACTGGCAAAGCGTAAGCCCGGATTTTGGGAACGGACAAAAGAAAGCTGGAAGAGCATGAAACTCTGGGATGCGGAAGAACTGAATAAGCTGGACTGGGTGATCTCAGCGGTGATCCTGATGTTTCTGTTTTTTACCTGTGCGTATGGGGATTTGATGCTGACGGGAAACCGGTCGTTTCTGATGTATGAGCATTTTACGGATTTTTACAAGGCAAGTTATGAGCAGTCCCATGGCTATTATGCGAACTATCTGCCGAGTACGTTTCTGGCGTATGCAATCTGGAATCTTCCGTTATATCTGACCGGCCATGCACCGCAGGCGATGCTGACAAACAGTTTTATCAACAATATGTGGTACAAACTGCTTCCGGTTCTTCTGTATTATGCGACTTCTCATCTGATCTATCAGATCGGTGTGGAAGTGGGATTCGGAGAGAAGAAGGCAAAGCTTTGCAAGTTTGCATTTCTGGTATTTCCGATCGGAGTGTTCAGCCAGTTTATTTTCAGCCAGTATGATATCTTTACCGTATTTTTCATGGTACTGGGGCTTTATTTTTATGTGAGAGGCGGCTTATGGAAGTTTGCGCTGTCTTTCGGCGTTGCGGCAACGTTCAAATATCACGCACTGCTGTTTTTCCTGGTACTGCTGGTCCTGCGGGAAAAAAAGATCCGCAATCTGATCAAATACGCCGTGGCAATGGCGCTTCCGCTGATGATCGAAGTGCTGCCGAATATCGGAAATATTTACTTTAAACGAAATGTTTTAGGATTTGGCGTGCTGAAATTCGTGCAGAAACCATTTACCATTGGATTCTTTGACGGAATCAATCTGGTGGCTGTGGTAGCGGCTTTTATGCTGGTCTGGGCATACCAGAAAAAAGCAAAAGATAACCGGGAGCTGTTTTCCTGGGGGATTTTCCTGTGTGTGGGAATGAGTTTTGCAATCTTCGGATTCTCTTCCTGGAACCCGCAGTGGCTTCTGATGCTAGTACCGTTTCTGGTGTTAAATATTTTCATGAATGAAAATGGTAATCTGCTGGTGATGGTGACAAATGTGCTGATCGTGGCGTTGTATATCTTTTGCAGCCAGAACCTGGTGGATGAGCAGGTAATGAACTATGGAATTCTGAAATACATCCTGCCGGGACAGCAGTTTGCTGTGAGAATGTGGGATCTGTACATGTTCCATGATGAAAAAATGCTCTGCTCCGCGATGTGGGTGGTGCTTCTGGTCTATGTGGTCTTTGGACATCCGAAATACCATATCCGAAAAGGAACAGAGATCGCAAAAGGACTGGTATGGCAGATCCGTACGGCATTTCTGGTCAGCGTATTTGCCTTTGTGATCCCGGCTTCGATCTGCGCGCTTGGCATGTTCCAGGGAAAAATTGTTCTCCTGGATAACAGCCGTCAGGATCTGGAACCGGACAATATCATACAGGTGGATGAGAGTTCTTCCGTGAGCCAGGAGCTGACGATGGAGGGAAGCGTACTGTCCAATCTGAAGATCCGTGTCTATACCGGAGAAAAGAGCGTTTCTGATACACTTACGGTGGAACTGATTGACAAAGAAACCGGTACTGTGGTATATCAGGGAGAAAAAGAGACAGACAGTTTTACAACCAATTCGGCACTGTATTCCTTTATCGGAGAGAAAGTTCCGGTGGAAAAAGGGAAAACGTATGAGCTGCGGATCAGCAGTGAGGCGGAAGCAGGATCCGGTATCGGTCTGTACTGTGTGACGGCGGACAGTGAAGCGCAGCTTCTCGAACAGACAGAAGCCAGAGAGGAACTTCCGGCAAGCCGGTTACAGATGCGGGTGACCGGGGAACAGTAG
- a CDS encoding M23 family metallopeptidase — protein MMKKEKTLRMAVTGALLLTVVAAGISMYRTDTTPKKESKAQQEQAMQEEDSKDVTSKDAEAQDTGELAKNTTENQEATPSPTMNQDNPDNAIPPTQEGENTQETTETQESADTSAAVQPELNFTEDSQMLWPVNGQVVIDYSMDATTYFPTLDQYKYNDALMLGCESGEPVQAAANGQVVSISEDVETGTTMVMDLGNGYQATYGQLKDITVEPGQTVESGTILGYVSDPTKYYVKEGANLYFAMTKDGNPIDPMIYIETVTE, from the coding sequence ATGATGAAAAAAGAAAAGACATTGCGTATGGCAGTTACCGGTGCGCTGCTTCTGACCGTGGTTGCAGCGGGGATCTCCATGTACCGGACGGATACGACACCGAAAAAGGAAAGCAAAGCACAGCAGGAACAGGCGATGCAGGAGGAAGACAGCAAAGATGTGACGAGCAAAGATGCTGAGGCACAAGATACCGGAGAATTGGCAAAGAATACCACAGAAAATCAGGAAGCGACTCCGTCGCCGACCATGAATCAGGATAACCCGGACAATGCGATCCCTCCAACACAGGAAGGAGAAAATACCCAGGAAACCACAGAAACCCAGGAATCTGCCGATACATCCGCAGCCGTACAGCCGGAACTGAACTTTACAGAGGACAGCCAGATGCTCTGGCCGGTCAACGGTCAGGTGGTGATCGATTACAGCATGGATGCCACCACATATTTTCCGACACTGGATCAGTACAAATATAACGATGCCCTGATGCTTGGCTGCGAAAGCGGTGAGCCGGTGCAGGCAGCAGCAAACGGTCAGGTGGTTTCCATCAGCGAAGATGTCGAGACCGGAACTACTATGGTCATGGATCTCGGAAACGGCTATCAGGCAACCTACGGTCAGCTGAAAGACATCACCGTAGAACCGGGACAGACCGTGGAGAGCGGAACTATCCTTGGCTACGTCAGTGACCCGACAAAATATTACGTCAAAGAGGGCGCCAACCTGTATTTCGCCATGACCAAAGACGGCAACCCCATCGACCCGATGATCTATATCGAGACGGTGACAGAATAG
- a CDS encoding transglutaminase-like domain-containing protein, with protein sequence MKRQVEDWHPAGIQVTGEKKLKIESGRRQQKYGVLLRCFYLYLCLVGTILTLRLDLGLKFRVLPVAGGLLVFALLAILKNIWRPWGRRVYQGAYLVLFLICGFGWKHLAAGWQAVENGIRRQLSVYYGVTLAEKTPLLTGERGELLLLLIFTLFFWSMETAVTRKGRTGLFLASEILIVLLELLCGCRFLHPGIFLIGGSLLALLSMGQIRGVSNQRILYRSGLWAGGLLLCLSLLAGYTGSLLNDQTKGWNEWLYQNVQKKTSQISRALESQNGLFGNHNPTADGSLNNYPVEQKDEIDLTVHTSGKPAHNMYLRGFTGGVYQGNSWSAVNRNDFADAFSEADSGWQVQNILYRYIGSRSSEEEGTVTVTRKHPGGDYGYIPYGCAVPDDGNVQADGCYASAGKEISYQGYVNWIEWMDPQPSKEAESEIESAYREYVAKEYLKVPVEGLDRLRAYCGQQDLQSVQEVIDFVVRDVQEGRTYSMDLEQVPAGQDFAEYFFFDQKKGYCIHYATTATLMFRLLGVPARYVTGYVVTPEDFTEDGDGYTAQIPDTQAHAWVEVYRAGKGWIPVEVTPGYQDSSDANTDPGENGEESTPTPEPTEEQTEEATPELTETPQPEQGGTTVTPEGENGQGTSEQETNIENGSGGQKLAGIGRVLLKIFVVLLMLAGLAGGSVGMVVLHRKRVLQERNRRFFQKNINRGICEISYAIYQILQDAKEAGVLQEIPDQKDDRKFARQTEKNLPWMEEGAYTAIVELAERATFGPDRLTKQERAQCYQFYESLEQQFWIQMPKQKRFWWKYMKAYQTS encoded by the coding sequence ATGAAACGACAGGTAGAAGACTGGCATCCTGCGGGGATCCAGGTGACAGGGGAGAAAAAATTAAAGATTGAATCTGGAAGGCGGCAGCAAAAATATGGGGTACTGTTGCGCTGTTTTTACCTGTATCTGTGTCTGGTGGGAACGATCCTCACACTGAGACTGGATCTGGGACTGAAATTCCGGGTGCTTCCGGTAGCCGGTGGTTTGCTGGTGTTTGCGCTGCTTGCAATACTGAAAAACATCTGGCGACCGTGGGGAAGACGGGTATACCAGGGGGCGTATCTTGTGCTCTTTCTCATCTGCGGTTTCGGATGGAAACATCTGGCGGCTGGCTGGCAGGCAGTGGAAAACGGGATCCGCCGTCAGCTGTCAGTGTATTACGGAGTAACGCTGGCGGAGAAGACACCGTTACTTACCGGGGAACGAGGAGAACTGCTGTTGCTGCTGATATTTACATTGTTTTTCTGGAGTATGGAGACAGCAGTGACCCGAAAGGGACGAACAGGACTTTTTCTGGCTTCGGAGATTCTGATCGTGCTGCTGGAACTGCTGTGTGGCTGCCGGTTCCTGCATCCGGGAATCTTTCTGATCGGAGGATCTCTGCTGGCATTGCTTTCCATGGGGCAGATCCGTGGCGTAAGTAACCAGCGGATTCTGTACCGCTCCGGTCTGTGGGCGGGCGGACTGCTTCTTTGCCTGTCCCTTCTGGCAGGATATACCGGCTCCCTGCTGAACGATCAGACAAAAGGATGGAACGAATGGCTGTATCAGAATGTACAGAAAAAGACCAGCCAGATTTCCCGTGCGTTAGAAAGCCAGAATGGATTGTTTGGCAACCATAATCCGACGGCAGACGGCAGTCTGAACAATTATCCGGTAGAACAGAAAGATGAGATTGATCTCACGGTACATACTTCCGGGAAACCGGCACACAATATGTATCTGCGGGGATTTACCGGCGGTGTGTATCAGGGAAATTCCTGGAGTGCGGTGAACCGGAACGATTTTGCAGATGCATTTTCCGAGGCGGACAGCGGATGGCAGGTACAGAATATCCTGTACCGCTACATCGGTTCCCGGTCTTCGGAAGAAGAAGGAACCGTAACGGTCACCAGAAAACATCCGGGTGGCGATTATGGATATATTCCTTACGGCTGTGCAGTGCCGGACGATGGAAATGTGCAGGCGGACGGCTGTTATGCCAGTGCCGGAAAAGAGATCTCGTATCAGGGTTATGTAAACTGGATAGAGTGGATGGATCCACAGCCTTCGAAAGAGGCGGAATCGGAGATCGAGAGCGCTTACCGGGAGTATGTGGCGAAGGAATATCTGAAAGTTCCGGTGGAAGGACTGGATCGGCTGCGGGCTTACTGCGGGCAGCAGGATCTGCAGTCCGTGCAGGAAGTTATCGATTTTGTGGTACGGGATGTGCAGGAAGGACGTACCTACAGTATGGATCTGGAACAGGTTCCGGCGGGGCAAGATTTTGCGGAGTATTTTTTCTTTGATCAGAAAAAAGGATACTGTATCCATTATGCGACGACGGCAACGCTGATGTTCCGTCTGCTTGGCGTACCGGCGAGATATGTGACCGGCTATGTGGTGACACCGGAGGATTTTACGGAAGACGGAGATGGCTATACGGCACAGATACCGGATACGCAGGCACATGCGTGGGTGGAAGTCTACCGTGCCGGAAAAGGCTGGATCCCGGTAGAAGTGACACCGGGCTATCAGGATAGCAGCGATGCAAATACAGATCCGGGGGAGAATGGCGAAGAGAGTACGCCGACACCGGAGCCGACTGAGGAACAGACGGAAGAGGCAACACCGGAACTTACGGAAACACCACAGCCGGAGCAGGGCGGGACAACGGTAACGCCGGAAGGCGAAAATGGTCAGGGAACATCAGAACAGGAGACAAACATCGAAAATGGATCCGGCGGACAGAAACTCGCGGGAATCGGGCGCGTTCTTCTGAAGATTTTTGTGGTGCTGCTGATGCTTGCCGGACTGGCCGGCGGCAGTGTTGGCATGGTGGTTCTTCACAGAAAACGGGTATTGCAGGAGCGAAACCGCCGCTTTTTCCAGAAAAATATCAACAGGGGAATCTGTGAGATTTCCTATGCGATCTATCAGATCCTTCAGGATGCAAAAGAAGCAGGTGTACTGCAGGAAATCCCGGATCAGAAAGATGACCGGAAATTTGCCCGACAGACAGAAAAGAATCTGCCGTGGATGGAAGAGGGGGCATATACAGCGATCGTGGAACTGGCAGAGCGGGCGACGTTTGGGCCGGATCGGCTGACGAAGCAGGAGCGGGCGCAGTGTTATCAGTTTTATGAGAGTCTGGAGCAGCAGTTCTGGATACAGATGCCGAAACAGAAAAGATTCTGGTGGAAATACATGAAAGCGTATCAAACTTCATAA
- a CDS encoding DUF58 domain-containing protein, which translates to MKNKLLYFGLLVVTLYLAILYDSPMLLGLCLMEVVLPVVSVILLLWTAAHMKAQIYLPIGVAEKEQPVNVGVRIENKSRIPVSRLEAKIKIQNRFYQPEKEVTFQGMADGRGTTRLTTAITSSQCGPVALWVEQAKIWDLFHLFGKKIRVDGKEELSVLPEYYAAVVEITSQIREQLIDSEEYDEKRPGDDPSQIFQIREYREGDRMQRIHWKASARTSQLMVKDYSMPIGSGALVLFDLWVAEDAGMVFLDQAVEYGLAILQGFLDQEYPPRAAWYNCRTQSMEQMEIRESEDLYLLTSRLFQAGPYGEEILLEEVYQHSYPQDGYRVCLRITTDGQWWADGILKGKLTRAGLETEGISV; encoded by the coding sequence ATGAAAAACAAACTATTATATTTCGGACTGCTGGTGGTCACACTGTATCTGGCGATCCTGTATGACAGTCCCATGCTTCTCGGCCTGTGTCTGATGGAAGTGGTGCTGCCGGTCGTATCGGTTATCCTGCTATTATGGACTGCGGCACATATGAAGGCACAGATCTATCTTCCCATCGGGGTTGCCGAAAAAGAGCAGCCGGTCAACGTGGGGGTGCGGATTGAAAATAAGAGCCGCATCCCAGTGTCCCGGCTGGAAGCGAAAATAAAGATACAGAACAGATTTTATCAGCCGGAAAAAGAAGTAACTTTTCAGGGAATGGCTGATGGGAGAGGAACGACCCGCCTGACGACAGCCATTACCAGTAGTCAGTGCGGGCCGGTTGCGTTATGGGTGGAACAGGCGAAAATATGGGATCTGTTTCATCTGTTTGGAAAGAAGATCAGGGTAGATGGAAAAGAGGAACTTTCCGTACTTCCGGAGTATTATGCCGCTGTGGTAGAAATCACATCACAGATCCGGGAGCAGCTGATCGACAGTGAAGAATACGATGAAAAGCGACCGGGTGATGATCCGTCCCAGATCTTTCAGATCCGGGAATACCGGGAAGGGGATCGGATGCAGCGCATCCACTGGAAAGCCAGTGCCCGTACCAGTCAGCTGATGGTAAAAGATTACAGCATGCCGATCGGATCGGGAGCACTGGTACTTTTTGATCTTTGGGTGGCGGAAGATGCGGGAATGGTTTTTCTGGATCAGGCAGTGGAATACGGACTTGCTATTTTGCAGGGTTTTTTGGATCAGGAGTATCCGCCGCGGGCGGCGTGGTATAACTGCCGGACACAGAGTATGGAACAGATGGAGATCCGGGAGTCGGAAGATCTGTATCTGCTGACGTCACGGCTGTTTCAGGCAGGACCTTACGGGGAAGAGATTCTTCTGGAAGAAGTTTATCAACATTCTTATCCGCAGGACGGATATCGTGTCTGTCTGCGGATTACCACAGACGGTCAGTGGTGGGCAGACGGAATCCTGAAAGGAAAACTGACACGCGCCGGACTTGAGACAGAGGGGATCAGCGTATGA
- a CDS encoding AAA family ATPase translates to MKQTESPAIRAIQEIKKAVIGKDDCIIKAMTAILAGGHILIEDVPGVGKTTLALAFSKALHLEQNRIQFTPDVLPGDVTGFSLYQKATGTFVYQPGAVMCNLLLADEINRTSPKTQAALLEVMEEGKVTVDQVTHELPKPFVVIATQNPVGSAGTSMLPQSQLDRFMICMHIGYPDMKYELEIVKGKITTDPLDLVEPVMNGAELLRLQDEIHKIYIHDAVYQYIGKLVNATRTHALIELGISPRGTIALARMVQALAYLRGRNYVLPVDIEDVFIDVEAHRIQLNGKARVNRVTAEQVLKDILEGTTKPSVVKK, encoded by the coding sequence ATGAAGCAGACAGAGAGTCCGGCGATCCGGGCGATACAGGAAATCAAAAAAGCAGTCATCGGAAAGGATGACTGCATCATAAAAGCAATGACTGCGATTCTTGCAGGGGGACATATTCTGATCGAAGATGTGCCGGGAGTGGGAAAAACCACGCTGGCACTGGCTTTTTCCAAAGCCCTGCATCTCGAACAGAACCGTATCCAGTTTACACCGGATGTGCTGCCGGGAGATGTGACAGGATTTTCCTTATATCAGAAAGCAACCGGTACATTTGTGTATCAGCCGGGAGCTGTTATGTGCAATCTGCTTCTGGCGGATGAGATCAACCGTACCTCACCAAAGACGCAGGCAGCGCTTCTGGAAGTCATGGAAGAGGGGAAGGTAACGGTGGATCAGGTCACGCATGAACTGCCGAAGCCGTTCGTGGTCATCGCGACACAGAATCCGGTGGGAAGTGCCGGAACCTCCATGCTGCCGCAGTCGCAGCTCGACCGTTTTATGATCTGTATGCACATCGGGTACCCGGATATGAAATATGAGCTGGAGATCGTAAAAGGCAAGATCACAACCGATCCGCTGGATCTGGTAGAACCGGTGATGAACGGAGCAGAACTTCTGCGGCTGCAGGATGAGATCCATAAAATTTATATTCACGATGCAGTCTATCAGTATATCGGGAAACTGGTCAATGCCACAAGAACGCATGCACTGATCGAACTGGGAATCAGTCCGAGAGGGACGATCGCACTGGCGAGAATGGTACAGGCGCTTGCATATCTGCGGGGAAGAAATTATGTACTTCCGGTGGATATCGAGGACGTATTTATCGATGTGGAAGCGCACCGGATCCAGTTAAACGGAAAGGCAAGAGTCAATCGGGTAACTGCTGAACAGGTACTGAAAGATATTCTGGAGGGAACAACGAAACCTTCTGTGGTGAAAAAATGA
- a CDS encoding glycosyltransferase family 2 protein, whose translation MKKKISVVIPTYNEEGNVKPLAEAIVTVMETELPQYRYEILFIDNHSKDRTRMYLRELCAKNKNIKAIFNARNFGQLRSPVYGLKQATGDCVVRMCADFQDPVDMIVKFVREWEKGSKIVIGIKKASKENRMMYWIRGCYYKLIRKITDIDHIEQFTGFGLYDKAFVDVVRDLHDPMPYLRGIIAELGFDYTAIPYEQQKRKAGKSKNNFYSLYDYAMIGITSYSKVVLRMATFLGFIVGGISVVAGIVYFILKLLYWDRFTAGMAPLLIGMFFLGAMQLFFIGLLGEYVLSINTRVLDRPLVVEEERLNFEEKEDSEK comes from the coding sequence ATGAAAAAGAAAATCTCTGTGGTAATACCCACATACAATGAAGAGGGAAATGTAAAACCTCTGGCAGAAGCCATTGTCACGGTGATGGAGACAGAACTGCCGCAATACCGGTATGAGATCCTGTTTATCGACAACCATTCCAAGGACAGAACGCGGATGTATCTGCGGGAACTGTGTGCGAAGAATAAAAATATCAAGGCGATCTTCAATGCCAGAAACTTTGGGCAGCTGCGCTCACCGGTCTACGGACTGAAACAGGCGACGGGTGACTGTGTGGTCCGTATGTGTGCGGACTTCCAGGATCCGGTGGACATGATCGTAAAGTTTGTAAGAGAGTGGGAAAAAGGTTCCAAAATTGTCATCGGCATCAAGAAAGCAAGCAAAGAAAACCGGATGATGTACTGGATCCGGGGATGTTATTATAAGTTGATCCGGAAGATCACGGATATCGACCATATCGAACAGTTTACCGGTTTCGGTCTGTACGATAAAGCATTTGTGGATGTGGTGCGGGATCTTCATGATCCGATGCCGTATCTGCGGGGAATCATTGCAGAACTCGGTTTTGACTATACGGCGATTCCCTATGAGCAGCAGAAGAGAAAAGCGGGAAAGAGTAAAAATAATTTCTACAGTTTATATGATTATGCGATGATCGGAATCACTTCGTATTCGAAAGTGGTTCTCCGGATGGCTACGTTTCTTGGATTTATCGTAGGCGGTATCAGCGTGGTGGCGGGGATTGTTTATTTTATCCTGAAACTGCTGTACTGGGATCGGTTTACGGCAGGCATGGCGCCGTTACTCATCGGCATGTTCTTCCTGGGAGCAATGCAGCTGTTTTTCATCGGTCTGCTGGGTGAGTATGTGCTGAGCATCAATACCCGTGTGCTGGACCGTCCGCTGGTCGTGGAAGAAGAGAGACTGAATTTTGAAGAGAAAGAGGACAGTGAAAAATGA